The following proteins come from a genomic window of Bacteroidia bacterium:
- a CDS encoding OmpA family protein, translated as MKKIFFLLALFSTFLSFSLFAQDLEPNGAEALLTVKVVNPANKSEEGESVSFESLKTKKIYSGVTKADGTFQILIPKGDQYKVKYKAFSDDKDYKTINIPMVEGILKFNYTIKVALPKVYTLKNVFFDTGKSTLKKESNNALDQLAEYMKLKKTLVIEIAGYTDNVGNTTANQKLSEDRANAVRNYLIAKGVDAARLTAKGYGDADSVAPNDTEEGRQQNRRTEVHVLKE; from the coding sequence ATGAAAAAAATATTTTTTCTACTCGCTTTATTTTCAACATTTTTATCTTTTTCTTTATTCGCACAGGATTTAGAGCCCAACGGAGCAGAAGCTTTATTGACTGTAAAAGTGGTGAATCCGGCAAATAAATCCGAAGAAGGTGAATCTGTTTCTTTTGAATCTTTGAAAACAAAAAAAATATATTCTGGTGTAACTAAAGCAGACGGAACGTTCCAAATTCTGATTCCGAAAGGCGATCAATACAAAGTAAAATACAAAGCATTTTCGGACGACAAGGATTACAAAACCATTAATATACCAATGGTAGAAGGTATTTTAAAATTTAATTATACCATTAAAGTAGCCTTACCGAAAGTATATACTTTGAAAAATGTTTTTTTCGACACTGGAAAATCAACCTTAAAAAAAGAATCAAATAATGCGCTTGATCAATTGGCGGAATACATGAAATTGAAAAAAACATTGGTAATTGAAATTGCAGGATATACCGACAATGTGGGCAATACAACTGCCAATCAAAAATTATCGGAAGATCGTGCAAATGCAGTTCGTAATTATTTAATTGCGAAAGGTGTAGATGCTGCCAGACTTACGGCAAAAGGTTATGGAGACGCTGATTCGGTGGCGCCAAACGATACAGAGGAAGGTCGTCAACAAAATAGGAGAACGGAAGTTCACGTACTAAAAGAGTAG
- a CDS encoding PD-(D/E)XK nuclease family protein, with the protein MESFLQKLAQHLHEQYAEKLNELYIVFPNKRAGLFFKNELAKILQKTAWLPEISSSEDLILELSSLQIIDTTELLSELYLIHKTLKKKNFESFENYSKWAGILLQDFSEIDTYLADTQKLFQNLSDVKEIENWSFGADSLTEMQKKYSFFWEDFGKYYEALKLNLLQQNKAYKGLAYRVVAENITQKITSKNAHKFIFAGFNAFNAAEEKIIETLVKSNKGELFWDVDTYYTDDPMQEAGKFIREYKKKFGYETHPEKFLFSENQLSETAKKITLLGVPKNVAQAKIAGGILSEKKTFSEQDFEKTVLVLADENLIFPVLNSLPENVCDVNITMGYPLKNTSFNTLFELIFKLHDITFKRAEKFYFKDVLNLLSHPYLKSFSARKKNIEAHYSIIDLIKKENFVFISVEKISAVLNDDQKKYFQSLQPLFKEWKNGSDVLNCLNYLVELTSEIVDDKENNERVNLESEFLSAFKKIIFQTQNLREKYSFLNEPKTLQTIFRQTVNSTQLPFYGEPLKGLQIMGMLETRNLDFETIILLSANENILPSKKSSNSFIPFDLRKRFGLPTYADRDAVYAYLFYRLLQRAKTVYLLYNTEADTFGNGEKSRFITQLMYELVKKSKAIEIEERKLDTSKNNFSTEEKIVVEKTVDILERLDKKAESGFSPSLLNTYKRCSLQFYFQLIAGLKKEEEVSETIEADTLGTAIHKVLQVLYTPHIGNKISESEIKNMKLQVESVVFKALSEYYHPTDLAQGKNFITLKMAEKYIRDFLNKELENIKKQENENQFLFIQALEKSIEATLFLENKKIKIKGIADRIDSVGGCTRIIDYKTGKAEDKELRMDNLTEIGNNITFAKSFQLLMYALMYQHSNPEENKKIQSAVISFRQLSAWLKPVSVAQNKFIEKNTLDEFEMVLKNLFLEIYNPEIPFKQTEDLEICQYCDFKTICHR; encoded by the coding sequence ATGGAAAGTTTTTTACAAAAATTAGCGCAACATTTACACGAGCAATATGCAGAAAAGCTAAATGAATTATACATTGTTTTTCCGAATAAAAGAGCTGGATTATTTTTCAAAAATGAATTGGCAAAAATCCTCCAAAAAACTGCTTGGTTACCCGAAATTAGTTCTTCAGAAGATCTTATTTTAGAGCTTTCATCGCTTCAAATCATTGATACAACCGAATTGCTTTCTGAATTATACCTCATCCACAAAACACTCAAAAAAAAGAATTTTGAATCCTTTGAAAATTACAGTAAATGGGCAGGAATTTTACTTCAAGACTTTAGTGAAATTGATACGTATTTAGCGGATACACAAAAACTTTTTCAAAATTTATCCGATGTAAAAGAAATTGAAAACTGGAGTTTTGGTGCTGATTCGCTAACGGAAATGCAAAAAAAATACAGTTTTTTCTGGGAGGATTTTGGGAAGTATTACGAAGCATTGAAACTAAATTTACTTCAACAAAATAAAGCGTACAAAGGCTTAGCATATCGAGTTGTTGCCGAAAATATTACGCAAAAAATAACAAGTAAAAACGCGCACAAATTTATTTTTGCAGGATTTAATGCCTTCAATGCTGCGGAAGAAAAAATTATAGAAACGCTTGTAAAATCAAATAAAGGAGAACTTTTTTGGGATGTCGACACCTATTATACCGACGATCCAATGCAAGAAGCTGGAAAATTTATTCGCGAATACAAAAAAAAGTTTGGCTACGAAACTCATCCTGAGAAATTTTTATTTTCAGAAAATCAATTGTCAGAAACAGCAAAAAAAATCACATTGCTCGGTGTTCCGAAAAATGTAGCACAGGCAAAGATTGCAGGAGGTATTCTCTCTGAAAAAAAAACATTCTCCGAACAAGATTTTGAAAAAACAGTATTGGTATTGGCAGACGAAAATTTAATTTTTCCGGTACTCAATTCCTTGCCTGAAAATGTGTGCGATGTGAATATTACGATGGGTTATCCACTTAAAAATACATCGTTTAATACTTTGTTCGAATTGATTTTTAAATTACATGATATCACTTTTAAGCGTGCTGAAAAATTTTATTTTAAGGATGTCTTAAATTTGCTAAGCCATCCGTATTTAAAGAGTTTTAGCGCTCGCAAAAAAAATATTGAGGCACATTATTCAATTATTGATTTAATCAAAAAAGAAAATTTTGTTTTTATATCTGTCGAAAAAATAAGTGCAGTATTAAACGACGATCAAAAAAAGTATTTTCAATCCTTACAACCTCTTTTTAAGGAATGGAAAAATGGTTCTGATGTTTTAAATTGTTTGAATTATTTAGTGGAATTAACAAGTGAAATTGTTGATGACAAAGAAAATAATGAACGCGTTAATTTGGAATCCGAGTTTTTATCTGCCTTCAAAAAAATAATTTTTCAAACACAAAATTTACGTGAGAAATATTCTTTCTTAAACGAACCAAAAACTTTACAAACTATATTTCGACAAACAGTGAACTCCACCCAATTACCATTTTACGGAGAACCGCTGAAAGGATTGCAAATAATGGGGATGCTGGAAACTCGAAACTTGGATTTCGAAACAATCATTTTACTTTCTGCAAACGAAAATATTTTGCCTTCCAAAAAATCAAGTAATTCTTTTATTCCTTTTGATTTGCGAAAAAGATTCGGATTGCCAACATACGCAGACCGAGACGCCGTTTACGCTTATCTTTTTTACCGACTTTTACAACGTGCTAAAACGGTTTATTTACTTTACAACACGGAAGCTGATACGTTTGGAAATGGCGAAAAAAGCAGGTTTATTACGCAATTGATGTATGAATTGGTCAAAAAAAGTAAAGCAATAGAAATTGAAGAACGAAAGTTAGACACTTCAAAAAATAATTTTTCAACCGAAGAAAAAATCGTTGTAGAAAAAACAGTCGATATACTTGAAAGGCTGGATAAAAAAGCAGAATCCGGATTTTCACCTTCGCTCCTGAATACTTACAAAAGATGTTCGCTGCAATTTTATTTTCAATTAATTGCAGGATTAAAAAAAGAGGAAGAAGTGTCCGAAACCATTGAAGCCGATACCTTAGGAACAGCTATCCACAAGGTTTTGCAAGTTTTATATACACCACATATCGGAAATAAAATTTCTGAATCCGAAATTAAAAACATGAAATTACAGGTTGAATCTGTTGTATTTAAAGCACTTTCCGAATATTATCATCCAACAGATTTGGCACAAGGAAAAAATTTCATCACCTTAAAAATGGCTGAAAAATATATTCGTGATTTTTTGAATAAAGAATTGGAGAATATCAAAAAACAAGAAAATGAAAATCAATTTTTATTTATTCAAGCGCTTGAAAAATCAATTGAAGCAACTCTTTTTCTGGAAAATAAAAAAATAAAAATAAAAGGAATTGCGGATCGAATTGATAGCGTCGGTGGATGTACGCGAATTATTGATTACAAAACGGGAAAGGCGGAAGACAAGGAATTGAGGATGGATAATTTGACTGAAATTGGCAATAATATAACGTTTGCAAAAAGTTTCCAATTATTGATGTATGCCTTGATGTATCAACATTCGAATCCAGAAGAAAATAAAAAAATTCAGTCTGCCGTAATTTCTTTTCGACAGCTAAGTGCTTGGTTGAAACCAGTAAGTGTAGCGCAAAATAAATTCATTGAAAAAAACACATTGGATGAATTCGAAATGGTTTTGAAAAATTTATTTTTAGAAATTTACAATCCCGAAATTCCGTTTAAACAAACAGAAGATTTAGAAATTTGTCAATACTGTGATTTCAAAACGATTTGTCATCGTTAA
- a CDS encoding M13 family metallopeptidase, with amino-acid sequence MNKTNSFLMLAAIIGLAACNNASKTTDSSDQYKDEIVKANFDTTISPKNDFYDYVNGNWLKNNPIPAAEVSWGSFNEVENRNQKELHQILDSLSADKNTKPGSDAQKLGDYYASGMDSVKLNKDGMSPLKEEFAMIDNIKNTKDLITVVAQEQVNGVNTMFNFGVGQDPKASNQMITQLYQGGLGLPDRDYYLNPAAAGLVKEYAAYLEKMFGLMGDTPEACKNEAATVIKIETQLAKASMTRVEMRDVEAQYNKKTLQQLIAFTPNIDWNAYLSAVDIKNADNVIVAQVNFYSELNNMFKSVPVNDWKAYLRFDLLHSEARYLSDSIEAVNFAFYGKVLYGVKTMQPRWKRVLGSTDGALGDALGKLYVEKYFTADAKKRVNEMVDNLIATYKERINSRDWMSDVTKKKAIAKLDVIMRKLGYPDKWKDYSSLNITKDSYVENDMRANVYAFKRDANKLGKPVDRTEWGMTPPTINAYYDPSMNEIVFPAGIMQPPFFDPNRDDAMNYGAMGAIIGHEITHGFDDQGCQYDPQGNLNNWWTKEDSIKFKKKTNILVKQFDNDIAIDSMHVNGALTLGENIADLGGLTISYHAFQKALQEHPEGTIDGFTPDQRFFISWAQGWRNNIRPEALKQQIKTNPHSPSKFRVNGPLSNMPEFYKAFDIKPGDALYRTDADRAEIW; translated from the coding sequence ATGAACAAAACAAATTCTTTCCTGATGCTCGCTGCCATCATAGGTTTGGCAGCTTGTAACAATGCTTCTAAAACCACAGATTCATCCGATCAATACAAAGATGAAATTGTGAAAGCTAACTTCGACACGACGATTAGTCCCAAAAACGATTTCTATGATTATGTGAATGGTAATTGGCTAAAAAACAATCCCATTCCTGCCGCAGAAGTTTCTTGGGGCAGTTTTAACGAAGTGGAAAATCGTAACCAAAAAGAGCTTCATCAAATATTAGACAGCCTTTCTGCTGATAAAAATACCAAACCGGGAAGTGATGCACAAAAACTGGGTGATTATTATGCCAGCGGAATGGATTCTGTTAAATTAAATAAAGACGGCATGTCTCCTTTGAAAGAGGAGTTTGCAATGATTGATAACATCAAAAACACCAAAGATTTAATTACAGTAGTTGCGCAAGAACAAGTGAATGGCGTAAATACCATGTTTAATTTTGGTGTTGGTCAAGATCCAAAAGCAAGCAATCAAATGATTACTCAGTTGTATCAAGGCGGATTAGGTTTGCCAGACAGAGACTATTATTTGAATCCTGCTGCTGCTGGTTTGGTAAAAGAATATGCTGCTTACTTAGAAAAAATGTTTGGCTTAATGGGCGATACACCAGAAGCTTGCAAAAATGAAGCTGCAACTGTTATTAAAATAGAAACACAACTTGCAAAAGCATCTATGACACGTGTAGAAATGCGTGATGTAGAAGCTCAATACAATAAAAAGACATTGCAACAATTAATTGCTTTCACACCTAATATTGATTGGAACGCATACTTATCTGCTGTTGATATAAAAAATGCAGACAATGTAATTGTTGCCCAAGTAAATTTTTATTCCGAACTGAATAACATGTTTAAATCTGTTCCTGTAAACGACTGGAAAGCTTATTTGCGCTTCGATTTATTACACAGTGAAGCACGTTATTTGAGCGATAGCATTGAAGCCGTAAACTTCGCTTTTTATGGTAAAGTTTTATACGGAGTTAAAACAATGCAACCCAGATGGAAACGCGTGTTAGGTTCTACTGATGGCGCTTTGGGCGATGCATTAGGTAAATTGTATGTAGAAAAATATTTTACTGCAGATGCTAAAAAGCGTGTCAACGAAATGGTGGACAATTTAATTGCAACCTACAAAGAGCGTATCAATTCTCGCGATTGGATGAGTGATGTAACGAAAAAGAAAGCCATTGCAAAATTAGATGTTATCATGCGTAAATTAGGTTATCCTGATAAATGGAAAGATTATTCATCGCTCAATATTACCAAAGATTCCTATGTTGAAAACGACATGAGAGCCAATGTGTATGCGTTTAAACGCGATGCCAATAAATTAGGCAAACCAGTTGATCGCACCGAATGGGGTATGACACCTCCAACCATCAATGCCTATTACGATCCTTCGATGAACGAAATTGTTTTTCCTGCCGGAATTATGCAACCACCATTCTTCGATCCTAATCGCGATGACGCAATGAATTATGGAGCTATGGGAGCTATCATCGGACACGAAATTACACATGGTTTTGATGACCAAGGTTGCCAATATGATCCGCAAGGAAATTTGAACAACTGGTGGACAAAAGAGGACAGTATTAAATTTAAAAAGAAAACAAATATTTTAGTAAAACAATTTGACAATGATATTGCAATTGACAGCATGCATGTTAATGGCGCACTCACTTTGGGTGAAAACATTGCCGATTTAGGTGGATTAACAATTTCGTATCATGCGTTCCAAAAGGCATTGCAAGAACATCCGGAAGGAACAATAGATGGTTTTACACCCGATCAACGTTTCTTTATTTCATGGGCACAAGGCTGGAGAAACAATATTCGTCCAGAAGCTTTGAAACAACAAATTAAAACCAATCCACACTCGCCAAGTAAATTTAGAGTGAATGGTCCATTATCAAATATGCCGGAATTTTACAAAGCATTTGATATAAAACCAGGCGATGCACTTTATCGCACAGATGCAGACAGAGCAGAAATCTGGTAG
- a CDS encoding T9SS type A sorting domain-containing protein codes for MSVPSNGYGYQYAHTGVSYAGIYTYLITYPENRDYIQDSLIGPLIGGIRYYVTFYVSLADNEKYACNNIGAYFSSINTVFTSDTVINYSPQISNDTAHNPLTDKVNWMKVNGSFVAVGGEQYIVIGNFVDDAHVDTVFVNSSASSSNNWTNAYYYIDDVIVSTDSIYADSLFTGVNEIKPVKVSVKVYPNPATNLLNVAVDMQQLKSGSICLYNTTGQAVECEELSGNITTLSTNNLTSGLYYYRITDGEGNLVKADKIIILH; via the coding sequence GTGAGTGTTCCTTCAAATGGATATGGGTACCAATATGCTCATACAGGAGTGTCTTATGCCGGTATTTACACCTATCTTATAACTTATCCTGAGAATAGAGATTATATACAGGATAGTTTGATAGGTCCACTGATAGGTGGAATAAGATATTATGTTACGTTTTATGTCAGTTTGGCGGATAACGAAAAATATGCTTGCAATAATATAGGCGCTTATTTTTCAAGTATTAATACAGTTTTCACCAGCGATACTGTCATCAACTATAGCCCACAAATAAGCAATGATACGGCACATAATCCACTAACAGATAAAGTAAATTGGATGAAAGTTAACGGCAGTTTTGTGGCAGTAGGAGGAGAACAATATATTGTGATTGGCAATTTTGTGGATGATGCACATGTAGATACCGTTTTTGTTAATTCTTCAGCTTCATCATCAAATAATTGGACAAACGCCTATTACTACATAGATGATGTGATTGTGAGTACAGATAGCATTTATGCGGATAGTTTATTTACAGGAGTAAATGAAATAAAGCCTGTTAAGGTGAGTGTTAAAGTATATCCAAACCCAGCAACTAATTTATTGAATGTAGCTGTAGATATGCAACAACTGAAATCAGGAAGTATTTGTTTATATAATACCACCGGGCAAGCAGTGGAATGTGAGGAATTATCAGGTAATATTACTACTCTTTCCACTAACAATTTAACTTCGGGATTGTATTATTACAGGATAACAGATGGCGAAGGCAATTTAGTAAAAGCAGATAAAATTATAATCCTTCACTGA